TAGCAGTTATCATACTGCTAGATGCCCGCACCACCTGGAGGGCCGATGCTGACCTTGCACGCCAACAACGGCGACACCCTGTGGGACCATCTCCTGCCGGACGGCGCCCGGGCCTTGCCGGCCGACCTGGCCCGCCTGGATGCCGTCTTGTCCGACCCGGCCATGCTGGCCCCGTTCCGGGCCCGGTTCCAGGCGGAGGCGGCCCAGCTGGCCGCCGATCCTGTGCACCGGGGCCGGCCCACCATCCCCATGGCCACCTACCTGCGGCTGATGGTGGTCAAGCACCGCACCGGCTGGGGGTATGAGACGCTGGTCAAGGAGGTGTCGGACTCGCTGCACCTGCGGCGGTTCTGCCTGATCCCCCTGACCAGCCCCGTCCCTGATGAGTCCACCGTGCGCAAGCTGACCCGCCGGTTGGGGCACGAGGTGGTGGATGGGTGCATCCGGGAGGTCATCGGCCAGGCGCTGCGGGAGCGGCGGTTCCGCCCTCGGGCGCTGCGTTCCGATTCCACCGTGGCCGAGGCCGACATCCGCTACCCCACCGACGCCGGCCTGGCCGCCGACGCGGTGCGGGTCCTTGCCCGCTCCGCCCGCCGGGTCCGGGCGGCCGTGCCGACCGTCACCCGACGGGTCCGGGACCGCAGCCGGGCCGTCGGCAAGCGGCTGCGGGCCCTGGGGCGGACGCTGCGGCGGCGGACCGGGGAGGCCAAGGCCGCGGTGCGTCGGCTGACCGAGGAGGCCGCAGCCCAGGTCCGGGCCTCACTGCGGGAGGCCAAGCGGGTCCTGGCCCAGGCCCGCCGGTCCCGGTCCAGGGCCCCGGGGATCTCCCGGGCCGCCCGCGCCCGGGCCATCGCCGCCCTGGAGCAGGCGGTCGGCCTGGCCGAACGGGTGGCCGAGCAGACCAGGATGCGCTTTGCCGGCCAGAAGATCACCGAC
The Actinomycetes bacterium genome window above contains:
- a CDS encoding transposase, which translates into the protein MLTLHANNGDTLWDHLLPDGARALPADLARLDAVLSDPAMLAPFRARFQAEAAQLAADPVHRGRPTIPMATYLRLMVVKHRTGWGYETLVKEVSDSLHLRRFCLIPLTSPVPDESTVRKLTRRLGHEVVDGCIREVIGQALRERRFRPRALRSDSTVAEADIRYPTDAGLAADAVRVLARSARRVRAAVPTVTRRVRDRSRAVGKRLRALGRTLRRRTGEAKAAVRRLTEEAAAQVRASLREAKRVLAQARRSRSRAPGISRAARARAIAALEQAVGLAERVAEQTRMRFAGQKITDRLVSLFDPDARPVRRGKLSKPNEFGYVVQLTEVTANTRRGARGLLLPPKLEAGSTHENTLLPATAAELDAVGITVREAAVDAGFLRARTEQALAGAGSPEVFIAGDADNTGSRRTRRRRARFRVGCEGRISHLKREYGAGRSRLKGTQGARIWESWAVLAYDLDTVARLPARRSSS